Genomic DNA from bacterium:
CCCACGCGAAAAACGCAACCAGCGAAATATTGTGAAAGACAGCCGGATCAAAGGGATTCAATCGCCTGCCTAATAGGGCACGCTGAATCCTTCTGAAGAAAGACAGCTTGTCGTCCTCCGGTTCAGGTTGCTGAGTCGGTGTGGTCGTGGGGCGAACCATCACTTAAGCCTTGGGTGCGCCTTCCGGATAGAAAACGACCTTCAGTCCTTCCCCCGCTAACTTTGTTTGAAAGCCTTTCTCACAGTCTGACAGCGCAAGCTTATGCGTGACCAGCCGCTTGGCCGTCTTCAAGAACTCCCCTTGAAGCAGCGCCAGCATATCGGCCCACGTATTGAAAATTCTTCGCCCGAAAATACTGTGAATCGTGATTCCCTTCATGACCACGTCACCTGAGAAGTTCACCGACAACTCACCCGACGGCAAGCCCAGAAGGACGAAATCACCGCCCATGCGTAACGACTTGAACGCATCCGCATATGCCGAAGGGGCGCCCGACATTTCAAGGACAACGTCAAGTCCGCGCTTTGCAGAATCTGATGCGGCAACTTTCAGGAACTCCTGATGCTGCTTTTCGTCCTTGACGTTAAAAACCTCGTCCGCACCTTCCTCTTTGGCAACCTTCAAAACATAATCCGAAATGTCCGTCACATAGATCTTCTTTGCGCCCATGATGCGGCACAGAGCCACGGCAAGAATTCCGAGCGGCCCTGCGCCCAGAACCGCGACATCCTTACCGACTACATCCGCTGTGCGTGCAGTGTAAACCGAATTGCCAATGGCATCGAGATAGGCCGCAACTTCAACGGCCAGATTATTGGGAAGCGGTACAATTGAGGTGGCAGGCAATTTCACATAGTCTGCAAATGCGCCCGGCTTGTCGATACCGCCGACGGATTGCGTCAGGCACCAATGGCCGTTGCCCGTCCGGCAATTATAGCATTGACCGCATGTCCAGTGCATTTCAGCTGAAACAAACATGCCGCGTTGCAGTCCTTCGACTCCATGACCGAAGTCTTCGATAACACCGCAGAATTCGTGGCCGATGGTCATGGGAACGACCTTGCCCATTCGCGACATTAAAGATGGTTTGGCGGAATAAATATGAACATCAGTACCGCAAATGCCGGCAGCTTTAACTTTAACGATGACATCGTGTGGGGTCGTGATTTCCGGCTTGGCAACATCCGTCAGGTAACTCAGGCCGGGGGTTGTATTACTTTTCTGAATGGCTTGCATGATTAATGTGGGTTCTAGATAGGAGATGATGAGGAGGCAAACCGATAAGTCTTGAAAATACTTAAACACTATGAATAAATCAATGAGGAAGTTTTGAGCTTACTTGGCCTAAATTATGAATTAAAATGAACTTGCCGCTTATGTGCAATTTGACCACTTTCTAAACATGGTGCAGCACAATTAAAGGGAAGAGGATGTCTCGCCGATAACCCAAACGGTAATAAGCGTTTCAGAAACCGGGTGAGCCACTAATGAACCTGGATCAATTTTCCTGTCCGAACCCCACTTGCCCGGATTCCGGCAAGTCAAATGGGGGGAATATTAATCTCTATACCCGCTACGGCCGCAAGCAAGTTCGCTTGCTGATTTGCAAGACCTGCGGGAAGACTTTCAGCGAATTGAAGGGAACTCCGTTTTGGGATTCCCGTCTCGATTGGGATACCATTGAGAAGATATATCGCAGCCTCTTGACGGGTCAGGGCATCCGCGCTACGGCGCGTGATTTCAACCTGTCCAAGAACACCGTCAAGCGCTACCTGCGGTTGGCGAACAAGGACTACGGCACCGTCTTGAACTTCCTGCAGGACAGAGGCGTCATTTCCAACGGAGATGCACAGCTGCGAGAACTGCTGGCCCAGTTTTCAAGCCGTCGGCAGGTTCGCGAGCGTTCCACGGGCGTAGCCGCAATGTAGGCAGCGCAGAGGGCAAATCTTGAGGGCACAAGAGCCTGCCGGTAGGCAGGCTCTTCTCATGTAGTTGCATTTCCCACCAAACTCCGTTACATTGCGGGTTCCTTCGACCTCGGGGCGTAGCGCAGTCCGGTAGCGCATCTGCTTTGGGAGCAGAGGGTCGCTGGTTCGAATCCAGTCGCCCCGACTATAAAAAACAGGTGTTTCCGCACCTGTTTTTCGGTTTTGGCTCTTTGCCTGCGCCGCACCAAATCGCCGGGCGGGGATCGCTTCGTTTCGCCGAGCGGGGATTTAGCGTAGCGGTTCCCCGCCGGAATCCGCGATTCTGACAAAAAACTGGCATCTAAAACTTTTCCTCCCTAACTTACTCCCCAACAACCTCGGAGCCACACCCATGACGCGAATTCTTTCTGCATTCAATCTTTTGAAGCGGGTGGGGTTCGCGCTTTTGTTGTTGGGGGGAGTCGTATTGGTGCAGGCGCAGCCGCCGGATACGCTGTGGACGCGGCGGTAATTTCAAAGCGAGGAGCAATATGTACGCAAAAGTCATTGCGATTGTGTTAATGGCCACAAGTCTTGCTCATTCAGTTGAACATCGACTATTGATTGACATAGGAGGGCTTGGTGGTTATGACTGTGATTCAACCGAGGCAGATCTCTCCAATACTAAGATACGAAATCTGGTTACTGGATCGGTTTCACAATTCGTGCTTATGGTTCGGGGACATGGCAGTGCCGGAAACAATGTGGAGTACGTTGGGGCAGAAACTGAAGTTCCAAAGGGCTTAACTCTGGAGATCGGCTATTGGGATGAGACCAGCAGGACATGCTTATATAGTCCTAATTTGGCGACCCTGTTTCGGTTCCATATTGTCAATACAACTCAGAAGATGTACTATGACAGCGTTTGGCGTGTAACTGGTGAACTGCCACCAGACTACTTACTGAAACCGGAACTCCACATGAGCTTCGAGGTTCCACAGGAACTTGTCAGTCAAACAATCTGCGTGACTGCGACTTGGATCGACCCAAGATGGGGAAGCCTTAGAAGCATGCCAGTTGGGATTGGGAGAGCTGTACCACAACCCATGCTGATTCATGTCACAGCACCCTGTTCACCGTCCGACATACAAAGAGCAAAAGAATCCTATCTCTTTGATTCATTCATTACTGGCAATAGTGCGGAAACACTCTCACGCGCAGAGGAGTTGATTGCAAATGGTGATACTTCTGCAAGTGTATTTGTTTATTGTTTGGGTGCAGCAAAATCTCAGGGGATGTATGAAAGGGCTATTGCGTATTTGGATAGATGCTTCTCCTCCTATGGCCTTGTACCTTCCGTGACTGGTGTTTCATCAGATAGTGCGGTGTATTTGCGGCAAAGACAGAGCTTGGAAGAGCTGGAGTCGAAAGCTGACAAGAATTAGAAATTTTGACTTACGAGAGAGGTTTCCCCGCGGCGCCCCCGCTGCGGCGCCCCAATCCATCCCTTCTTCGCCTCCCCAATCCCCTGAAATATCCCCAACTCCCAATTTATCAATCTCTTCCTAAGTTCAATATTTTGAAAATTTCTCTTGACCATATGTTCAAAATGTCGTAAATTAGGGGTTGAATCGTTTTAACCGGTTACGTCTGCATCTGAATTCCGGGCTAAGGGCGATGAGTGACTATCTGAAGCACTCAAAAAGGAATAGACTGAAAAGCTGACAACAACAGTCTGTAATATCTTTTTAATGAATACGCCTCTCGATGTCTGCCTCTCTTTTTGGAAAAGCCCAAAAACCGAGAAAAATATCATTCTCCTCTCGATGCATAATATGCACCTTTTGCACACTTTGCACACCAATTGAGAAGGGGCAGGGTTGATTTTACTGAGCTTAAGTTTCAAAAATTAAACCTCAAAAGGGCTTGAAAATTGCCGTAAGTTATTGAGTTGCAAGGAACCTGAGTTTTTTGACGAGCCTCTGAGGACTTGATAATTTCGCGCTCTCATCGTAAGTTGAGTGCTACTAAGTTCATGGAGGACCGTGCAAGGCATGCGACACGAGCACGGGCAATCTGCAACGGTAAGCCATATGTATGGAGGAAGTATCATGTTGAACCGACTCATCCGTCGGCGCAAGAACCAAAAGGGTTTTACCCTTATCGAAATCTTGATCGTGGTGGTCATCGTGGCCATTCTCGCGGCGATTTCGGTGCCAATCTATCTTGAATACGTCGAAAGCGCCCGTGCCAGCGATGCCAAGACGGCCATCAGCTCAATCTGGCAGGCAGCTCAGATCTATTATCAGGACCGCGGCGAATACCCCGGTACGGTGGAAGATCTGCAGGACTCCAAGTATGTAAAACTCTCTGAGTCTACAATGCTGCAATGGACCTTCTCGTTTACAGGCAATCCGCCGGACGAGATTATCGCCACTTCGACAGACCAGATGCGAGGCGGCGCCGGCAAGGAAGTCAAGTACATTGTGAAGGAAGGCAAGTGGTTTGGCTACGGCCTGCCTGAGCCGGACGAAAGCGAGTAAGATATCTAATGGTGCGGAGCGGAGTGTTTCCGCTCCGCACTTGTTCGATTCAGCGCAGCTTTTGGGGTAGAATTGGTATAAGGGTTCAGGAAGCGAGGTAAGGACACGTGGCAGTAGCAACGGCAACACATATTAACATCTTTGAGCTGCTTCGGTTTGCCGTAGACCAGGGCGCATCGGACTTGCATCTTTCGAGTGAGTCCATTCCGATGATTCGAGTGCACGGCCGCATGCGCAAGCTGAACCTGCCGAAAATGGCGCACGCCACTCTGGAGAATATCGTCCAGCAAGTCCTGACACGCGAGCAGCTCGAGCGCTTCCTCGAAATGAAGGAAATCGACTTCTCGGCCAAGCTCGAGGATATCGCCCGCTTTCGTGTCAACGTGTTCCAGCAAATCAACGGCTATGGTGCCGTGTTCCGTACGATTCCGTCGGAAATTCGCTCTTTTGAAGAGTTGGGTCTGCCCGAAGTCATGCGCGACTTGGCCGACCGCGATCGCGGTCTGGTGTTGTTGACCGGTCCCACGGGTTCCGGCAAGACCACCACCTTGGCGACCATGGTGGACTGGATTAATGAGTATAAAGAACTTCATATCATCACGATCGAAGACCCGGTCGAGTTCTTCCACGATTCGAAGAACTGTATGATGAACCAGCGCGAGCTGGGGGCGAATACACATAGTTTCGCCAACGCATTGCGTGCCGCACTTCGCGAAGACCCGGACGTGATTCTGGTCGGCGAAATGCGCGACTTGGAAACGATATCGCTGGCTTTGACTGCCGCAGAAACGGGTCACTTGGTGTTTGCGACATTGCATACGTCCAGTGCTGCCAAGACCATCGACCGTATTATTGATATTTTCCCCGCCGCCCAAAAGACTCAGGTTCGCTCGATGCTTGCCGAGTCGCTGGAAGCGGTGGTGGCACAAAAACTGCTTCCTAAAAAGGATGGGACGGGCCGGGTGGTTGCCTCCGAAATCATGGTGGCGACGACTGCGGTTCGAAATCTGATTCGCGAAGATAAGATTTATCAAATACCTTCCGTAATCCAATCGGGCGGAAAATCCGGTATGCAGAGCCTTGATCAGGACTTGATGCGATTGATGCACAAGGGTCTGATCAGCCGTGAAACGGCAGCTCATGTGGCTGAGAATTCCAAGTTGTTCGAGGTTAATCTCTCGGAGTAATTCCGGGGGGTGGGCCTTGGACCACTGGAATCAATCAATGAGGCCGAAAATGAGCAAACGCATTCGCAAACTGGAGCGTGGTGCCGCCGATCTGGTGACGATAGCCGTCGGAATGACGATTGTCGCCATTGCCGCGATTGGGACCTCTTACTCCCTCCTGTACGGGCGGCAAGCCCTAATTCACCAGGAACATTACAAAGTTGCCCTCTATAAGCTGCGAGGCTTTATGGAGGAGCAGACGGCTCGTATCCGTTTTACCGGGTCGTCAACGGCCAGCTACCGCAACGACCTTGCCTGGGTGATTACCCCGCAAGAAGACGAAGTGGATTTGGACACGCGCACTGACCGCGATGGTCAGGCTGTGCGGACCATTGCCACTCTCAGGCGTGGACCGTTTGAGTTGGTGGATAACGTTCTGACCAGCATGAGCCCCGATTACTATCGAGTCGTGTGCACGGCGACTTGGGAGGAACCCATTATCGCCGGAGACGAATTCGGCGATCAACGGGATCGCGTCGGACCGGAGCGCACCATTACCTTGCAATCAACATTTGTCATACCCGGCTAAGGAGGAAAAGATGAGTAAGATCAATCAAGTCCTCCGGAAGGCAGGACTCGACAATTTCAGACGCGCAGCGGGTTTCACCCTCGCGTCGCAGGCGGTATCCGTGTTTGTCGCCGCCACTGTGCTATTAGGTGGTTGGGCAGCCTACCGTGACTTTTCCATGCAGTGGCGTGTGTCCAATGCCGAGCGGCAGATGGACCAATACGCTCAGACGGCCATGACGGAAATGGTCAACTTGCTGCAATGGTCGCTCGGCGGCTATCAGATTACCAGCGGCCGCAATCCCCGCTGGCGCATTGCCATCGGTGAGCAGGTCAATGAAAACGGCGGATTAAACAGCATTGACCGGGCGGGCGGACATTTTCCGTACATCACGGACAATTACTTCACCACCGGTCAGTTTGTCAACGACCACAAGACTTACGGTGGTTTTGTGACATTAAGCCACAATATTGACCGCGGTATCCTGATTAACGAGCGTGAGCCCTATTGGGCCGGTTCTGCCGCGGATCAATGGGTCTGGTCGGCAAGGCAGGCGCGCAATGCCCGCACAGAGCTTTCAGCGTTTGACCAGCGCGACCGTATGCGGGTGACGGAGTTTTCCATTGACTATCCGCTCTTGAATGACCCGCGCGCGACTTACGAAGCTAACCCTTTGGAATTCACCCGTTCGACGATTCGCATCAAGATGGTCATGCAATATCGCTATCGTTCGTCGGACTCGATTGGCCTGTTTGGTGACGACTACATTCGCGAGCGCGTTTACGAAACTTCGATCAGCCCCTTGAATTGGGGCAGTGCGATTTCCGATAATCGCTTCTACAAAGAGTTTGTCTTGACCGGAGCGACGGGCTAACCGTCGCCGTCCGGCCAGCGATCTTTACAAATCAGAGACTTTCCGGAGCAGCGTCGCACCGACATCGTGCGGTGCGACGCCTCCGGTATGCATACTGTTGAAATCGCTTCATGGATTGATTGTTCCAGTGGCGGATGGTTTGACAGCGGCATGAGTTTTTGCTTTCTGGCTTCGCGAGAAACCAGAGAGCGGGAGCTTTGCCAATTGGCTGTCGGGCTTTCCGAAAGACGATTAAGTCCATCACAGATTCAACAGGGAACGGATCATGATCAGGACCTCACAACACACTGCAACTCGCCGGGATGGCGGATATGTCCTCGTGGCCATGATGGCGCTGGTAGCGTCCCTCTTGGGCACCGGTATTGCCTTTATGCAATGGGCAACCGATGAAGCAGTTCAGGGTCAGCATGCGCACGCGCGTATGCAAGCATATTATGTCGCGCAAGCCGGAGTCATCGAACAAGGCTTGACGTGGCTGAACCAGCAGCAGGCGGGACTTCTACCGCGTACGGAAACACGATTGGGTGACGGGGTAATACCCGGTGTCGGACGATACAAGGATGTTCGCGTCTCTCCTGTGTTCGGTTCGGTTGACGACAATTCGAACTTCAGTTTCGATGAGAAATTCCGTATTCAGGCTTACGGTATCGTGGATTCGCCGTGGGAAGAGCGGGATGCGAAGAGGGATACGGTCAAGGCCGTCTTGTATGTTCAGGTGCGCAGCTTTGTGGACTATCTGTATCTGACCAACTACGAGACTTCGGCCACCTTCCCGGGTGACGTCGTTCGATTCTTCGGCCGTGATACTCTTTGGGGGAGAGTGCATTCCAACGATTGGATTACAACCCAAAACGTCGGCGGATTACCGGTGGCGTTTGACATCGTATCCACGACCAAACCGAGTTTCCGCGCCGGTTCTCCCAATCCCGCGTTCGATTTCCGCGGCGGACCTCCAAGATTCAATGCTCCGCAGGTTCGCATGCCCGAATTGGCCGAGTCGATTCGCAATAATGCAGATTACTATTTGTCGGCAACCGGCGAAGAGTGGTACTGTTCAATTAATGGCGGTCACGCCAGGTTTTATCATTGGCCGATCGGTACCGAGCTTGATACGTTGGACGCGCCCTTTGTGGAAGTCAATTGTTCGCCAAGTGCCTGCGTCTTTGTGGACGGCAAGCTTGACATGCGCGGAGTCATGAATGCCACTGGCTGCAAGTTAACGGTCGGCTGTTCACAGGATATTCGCCTGATTGACAACGTTATGCTGCAAGGGACGAACCCGATTTCCGGGCAGCTGCCTGCAAACGCGTTAGGTCCGAACGGCAGCATTATCGGCATCGTTTCTGAGCAGTGGATATATATTGCCAATACGTGGCAGAATGGCCGCGAAAATCAGGCTCAGGGTTCCGATATCGTGCTGACCGCCGCCATCGTATCACTCCGAGGCAGTTTTCAGCTTGAGCAGATGAACGACGTCAACGACCCCTATATCGGTCCGGCACCGGACGAACGGGGGGAAATTGTGATGACGGGTTCAATTACGCAGTGGCGCCGCGGCTATGTTCACCGCTCCAATCGCGGTGGCACCGGCTACAACAAAGTTTACCATTATGACAGTCGCTTCCGTTACATGCGTCCGCCCTGTTTCCTCGGTGCGACGGATGACGACGGGCGAGTCCTCCTCAATATGGTTCAGTGGGGCCAAGCCTCAGAGGACCCGGTGGACGTGGCGGCAAACAGGCGACTCCGGTATAATTAGGAGTTACCAGCCGTGAGGAGCGGCACGCAGTGTCCGAGCGACACGGCGGAGCGCGCATCATGGTGATCCGTTCCCTCAAAAAATCATGGATTGTGCCTGCAGGCCCGCGCGGCCTGCAGGCCAATCTGTTTCGTGCAGCGGCCCATCCTACCCTGAAAATGATCTGCCGCAGCTTCGCCCGACAACTTAGAGCAGAAACCCTCTTGATTTCCTCTCTCGCTTTGGAGATCCCGTGTTTGGATTAAAATCAAATGTTCGCGTGGGTCTGGATATCGGCTCACACGCGATCCAACTGGTCGTGACCGAAAAGCACCATGACAAGAGCCGTTTAATCGGCGCATGGTCGCGAGATATTTACAGTGCCGCCAATGAGCGCTATGATTTGGACGGCCCGAAGAAGGGCGCCATCGTACCGCTCGTTTTGGACATGTTCCGCGAAGCCGGCATCAAGCCGAATAGGGTCGCTCATTTAGGTTCCTGTCTTTCGGGACTGAATATGGCCACCAAGGAGATTCGCTCCTTGTCTATGCCGGATGACGAAATGGCAAGCGCGCTGAATCAGGAAGGCCGCAAGCATCTGCCGCTCGATGGTTCAGAGCTATTGGTGGACTACCAGATTCTTGGGGACGACACCCGTGAAGCCGACAAGGTTCGGGTGCTGCTCGCAGTGACGACCAAGCGCACGTTGGACGCTCACCTTGACGTCTTACGCGAACTCGATTTGAAACCCGGCGTGGTGGATCTCGAACCTCTCGCGTGTGTCAATTCGTACATTGTGCGCAATGAGTTGCCCGACGACGGCGTGCTGTGCTTTCTGAATATCGGAGCGCGCCGCACGAATTTGGTGATTCTCGGACGCAAGGACATGTATTTCAGCCGTGATCTTCCGGTGGCGGGTTGGAGTTTCACCGAAGACATCATGAACAAGCTGAATTGCACCTTCGCGGAAGCTGAGGAAATCAAGAAGCGTCAAGGACTGACCGCGAAAGACTTGAAGCCGATGGCTTCAGGCGGAGCGGAAACTCTGGCATCCAGTCTTGCGCTGTCTGACAAGTCGCCTTTGGACAAGCTGTACGACGAAATCAATCGTTCGATTCGCTATTATGTGAAAGAAACCGGCCAGAGCGGTATCATGAAGTTTGTGTTGTTCGGCGGCACGGCCACGTCTCAGGAGTTGTGCGACTTTTTGGCCAACCGCTTCAGCGTTCCGGTTGAAGCCTACGATCCGTTTCGCGTTCTCGAGGGTCATGCTGATGTCAGCAACCACCCGCAATTTTCAACAGCAGTTGGCTTGGCGCTGCGCGCGCAGGCGATATACTAAACACCGGCCGCAAGGCAATTGACCAAGAGCAATGGTAAGATTATTTACAATCAATTTGAACAAGGGCGAAGGGGAAATCGTCCTTCGTCAACGCAAGCAGGAGCGCCGCAGTTTCTTGCTTCTGTTCCTGATGGGTCTGGTGTTCGCCGTACTCGGCGGAGTGACATGGGCTCAGAATGAAGCGTTGGACGACGTAATAAAATCCCGCCGCGACAAGCTGGATCGCATCAAATACGAGCTTGACAGCTTGAAGCGGGAAGGCACGAACGTGTCCAAGGACGACGTGATGGCGCTTGCGAATTTGGAGACGGAACGCTTTTTATGGGCGCGCCGCCTCGAGGTTCTGGCGGATGTGCTGCCTCCCGGCATGTCGGTCACGGGTCTGGAGCTGAATAACAACCGTTTCTACCTGCATTGCATCGCGAAGGTGGATTCTTCACAGAAGGAGTTCGACATCATTTCGAGCTTTGTTGATCTGCTGAAGACGACTCCTGACTTCCGTCAAGGCATGTATGAAATCAAGTTCGACAAGTCGCTGCGCAAGGTGGTCGAGGATCAGGATGCGCTGATGTTCTCGGTCGAGTGCATAACTCGTGATCCGGACCGCGGCAAGAAGAAGAAAGCGGCAGCCGGGCCGTCGAAGACAATCGTACAAGGCTCGTAAGGGGAGATCAGACAAATGAGAAAAGCAATCGCAGCACTTATTCTTCTGATCGTAGTCGCCGGCAGCTTCTACTACTATTTGAAGTTTGTTTACAAGCCGAAGCCGGGGATTGTCCGCGAGTTGGACGAGGAAATCCGGGTTGAGAACGAGAAGCTCATCGCGGCACAGATCATCGCCAACGAACTGCAGCAGGTGACACGCCTGATCGAAGGCAACCTTGCGCAGTCGCAGCGCGACTCGCTGGCCGAGGACGCGTCGCTGCCGTTCATGAATCAGGTTACGGACATTCTGCGCGCCTACAATATAGACCTGAAGTCGATAGAACCGGGGCGGCGCAGAAACTACAATACATACATCGCGACTCCGTATAATCTGGAAGTGAATACGAGCTACAAGTCGCTGGTGAATTTCCTGAATGATGTCGAGAAGAGCAATCGGTTGGTTACGGTGGACAAGTTCGAATTGTCCAGTCAGGTCAAGCAGGTTCAGGCCATGGCCAAGAACGGCTTGACGGACAAGCGGCCGATGATGATAGAATTGTCCACTTTGACTCTGATCAAGCAGAAATAAGCCTAAAAGGCCATACGAAATATGTCACAACGATTGAACGTTCTGTGGGGCATCCTGCTCACCTTGCTGGTGGTGACGATGGTCTGGATGGGCTGGCAGAACTACAAAATTTCCGAGCGGATTGAGGTCATGCGGAACAAGGCCATTGTTCTGGGTACCGACCAGCAGCTCGAAGAGACGGTTAACACGCTTGAAAAGGACCTGAACGATCGCATAGCCTACGTGACGAATGTCACGGTGGACCCGCTCGATTTGACTCGCACGATTCAGAGCAAGTCGTTTCTTGCAAGTCTTGGCTTGCGCGAGACACTCGAGCAGCGCGGACGGATGCGACTCTCGTGTACGGTGATGGGCGAAAATCCATCGGGCATCGTGAAGTTTATGGGCAAGAGTCACGTGCTTCGCATCGGTGATGAGCTGAACGGCTTCCGTGTGGCGGCTATCGGACCGGCGGAAATGGTTCTGACAAAGGGCGGTTCGCGTTTGGTGCTGGTCAACGAGTCGGCGCCGGAAGGCGAGTTTACCGAAGGCAACACTTCCGTCGGCGGATCGAACTTTTAGGCCGCATAGACGCGTATCATTATCAATTTGAAATTAGCAAATTTTAGCCGAGATAAAGGAATAGGCTTTTGAAACTGGCAACGCTTCTCCGTAATTCTCACGGGCGGACCATCGGTTCGTTCGCTTGGCGCGGCGGGCTCTTGATAGCCGCGCTGGTCTGGACGTTGATTGCCCAGACCCCCGTCAGAGCGCAAGGCGATGACGCACTGCAGAAGTTGGTGACGATTGACGCCGACGATGCATTTCTGCCGTCAGTGCTCTCCATTCTTGCAGCCGAGAGCGGTTTTAACATCGTCACCGGTCCGCAAGTGAATCAGGAAGAGAGAATCTCGATCCACTTGAAAGACACTCCCATCGAGCAGGCCATGAACCTCGTGGTCCGCGCGGCGGGGTTGTCCTATGAAATTGTGGGCAAGTCTTTCCTCGTTGCACCTGAGAAGCAATTGGAGAAGCAGGTGGGATTGAATTCCTACGTGATAGATCTTCAGTACACCGACGCTCCGACGGTGGCCAAGATGCTTGCCAATATGCAGGCAGGAATCACTATTGACTCGACAGGCAACAAGCTGCTTGTTGTGACCAGCCCGAAAGTGCTGGCGGACATCCAGCGAGTCATTCAGGAAGTTGACGTTCCGCCGCTGCAGATCATTCTGGAATGCCGGATGATTGAAGTGGCAGTTGAGAACGAGGAAGTTCTTGGATTGGACTGGAACAAGCTTTCGTCCGTCCAGACCGTTATCTCCGAGACTCCGGTGGATCAATATGGTAATCCGGTGAACT
This window encodes:
- a CDS encoding alcohol dehydrogenase catalytic domain-containing protein, with the translated sequence MQAIQKSNTTPGLSYLTDVAKPEITTPHDVIVKVKAAGICGTDVHIYSAKPSLMSRMGKVVPMTIGHEFCGVIEDFGHGVEGLQRGMFVSAEMHWTCGQCYNCRTGNGHWCLTQSVGGIDKPGAFADYVKLPATSIVPLPNNLAVEVAAYLDAIGNSVYTARTADVVGKDVAVLGAGPLGILAVALCRIMGAKKIYVTDISDYVLKVAKEEGADEVFNVKDEKQHQEFLKVAASDSAKRGLDVVLEMSGAPSAYADAFKSLRMGGDFVLLGLPSGELSVNFSGDVVMKGITIHSIFGRRIFNTWADMLALLQGEFLKTAKRLVTHKLALSDCEKGFQTKLAGEGLKVVFYPEGAPKA
- a CDS encoding IS1 family transposase translates to MNLDQFSCPNPTCPDSGKSNGGNINLYTRYGRKQVRLLICKTCGKTFSELKGTPFWDSRLDWDTIEKIYRSLLTGQGIRATARDFNLSKNTVKRYLRLANKDYGTVLNFLQDRGVISNGDAQLRELLAQFSSRRQVRERSTGVAAM
- a CDS encoding prepilin-type N-terminal cleavage/methylation domain-containing protein yields the protein MLNRLIRRRKNQKGFTLIEILIVVVIVAILAAISVPIYLEYVESARASDAKTAISSIWQAAQIYYQDRGEYPGTVEDLQDSKYVKLSESTMLQWTFSFTGNPPDEIIATSTDQMRGGAGKEVKYIVKEGKWFGYGLPEPDESE
- a CDS encoding type IV pilus twitching motility protein PilT, producing MNIFELLRFAVDQGASDLHLSSESIPMIRVHGRMRKLNLPKMAHATLENIVQQVLTREQLERFLEMKEIDFSAKLEDIARFRVNVFQQINGYGAVFRTIPSEIRSFEELGLPEVMRDLADRDRGLVLLTGPTGSGKTTTLATMVDWINEYKELHIITIEDPVEFFHDSKNCMMNQRELGANTHSFANALRAALREDPDVILVGEMRDLETISLALTAAETGHLVFATLHTSSAAKTIDRIIDIFPAAQKTQVRSMLAESLEAVVAQKLLPKKDGTGRVVASEIMVATTAVRNLIREDKIYQIPSVIQSGGKSGMQSLDQDLMRLMHKGLISRETAAHVAENSKLFEVNLSE
- the pilM gene encoding type IV pilus assembly protein PilM is translated as MFGLKSNVRVGLDIGSHAIQLVVTEKHHDKSRLIGAWSRDIYSAANERYDLDGPKKGAIVPLVLDMFREAGIKPNRVAHLGSCLSGLNMATKEIRSLSMPDDEMASALNQEGRKHLPLDGSELLVDYQILGDDTREADKVRVLLAVTTKRTLDAHLDVLRELDLKPGVVDLEPLACVNSYIVRNELPDDGVLCFLNIGARRTNLVILGRKDMYFSRDLPVAGWSFTEDIMNKLNCTFAEAEEIKKRQGLTAKDLKPMASGGAETLASSLALSDKSPLDKLYDEINRSIRYYVKETGQSGIMKFVLFGGTATSQELCDFLANRFSVPVEAYDPFRVLEGHADVSNHPQFSTAVGLALRAQAIY
- the pilO gene encoding type 4a pilus biogenesis protein PilO, with the protein product MRKAIAALILLIVVAGSFYYYLKFVYKPKPGIVRELDEEIRVENEKLIAAQIIANELQQVTRLIEGNLAQSQRDSLAEDASLPFMNQVTDILRAYNIDLKSIEPGRRRNYNTYIATPYNLEVNTSYKSLVNFLNDVEKSNRLVTVDKFELSSQVKQVQAMAKNGLTDKRPMMIELSTLTLIKQK